TGGTCCTGCGTAAAAACCGGGCGCATCGGACCCCTATTCACAAATCGGTCAGGCGTTAACGTGACCACCAAAATATCTCCCATGGCCTTGGCCTCTTTAAAATATCGCAGATGTCCCACATGTAATAAATCAAAGACTCCATGGCAGTGAACGATTTTTTTATCTTGCAAACGAAGGGCTTCAAGCTCTTGCGCTAAAACATCAAGGGTTTTAATTTTTCCATCTTTCAGTTGTAACATAAACTTATCCACGGAGATGATCTTGAATACAATCTGCAATTTTCGAAACAATCTTCATGCATTGGATACAAACCCTCTCGTCTGGCTCGAAGTTTGGAAGGACACTGCTGAGAGGATATTTTGATGGAAGATAAATCGAAATCTAGTAAATCACATTCATCTTCGGAAACAACTATTTCTTTTCCTGCTTTTCTAAGCAACATTATTAATTCATGTATGTTATGAGTCTTCTTTAAACCCATCGACAATTCTATACACAACGCCTTGAGATATTTTTCTGAAGATTGTTGTAAGTTTTGAAGACAGGGGTTGTAAAGATGGCTTTTAAGCAATATCTTTGCTGCCTCAAGATTCTCTTCAGCATATTTGGAGCCAATCATGAGTTTCATCGTTCATAGACAATCTCCCCCCTATTTATTTCCGATAAAAAGAAATCATTTTGTACATGGGGTCTTACCGGGATGATGTCTACAGCGATTTTAAGAAGCACAGGACGTATTTGCTTTCTATATTTTAAAGCTAGTTGTAGATATGATTTGTTGCTGCTTTGAAATATTGCTACATCCATGTCATGCGGATTTTCTGATTTTAAAAATGAACCAAATATAACAATACGCTGAATCTCTTTGTCGGATGAAAGACAGGAAACAAGTTCTTTCGTCAATTCTTTTTTTAAAGGGGCCGTAAACATATTTTTCTAATCCACGTTTGCCAAAAATTACTCCATTCTCCTAAAACAAACTTCCTAATCTGTTAACCCAGATGCTTAAACCAATCTTTCGTCGCAACTTCAATAGAATCTTTATCCCAGAGCGGGGCATCCCGCCACGCGTCAATGTGATCCAGCATGATGCGAACACCCTTTTGAAAGGAAACTTTGGGTTGCCAGTGTAAAATCCGCTTTATTTTATTGATATCCGCAAAGGTACAATTGGGTTCTCCAGGTCGTTTGGGAATATGAATCACATCCCCGCCCAATAATTCTACCAACTCGTTCACACGATAAGTATTCCCAGACCCCACATTAAAAATCTCGCCTGACACATTTGATTCGGCTGCCCGAAGAAGTGCATCCGCTACATCCGTGACAAAAGTAAAATCTCTGGTTTGATTACCATCTCCCACAACGGTGAAGGGTTTCCCCGCTAATTTCTGGGCCAGAAAAACACCAAAAACCGCCCCATAAGTTCCTGTTGTCCTAGACCGAGGACCATACACATTAAAAAATCGAAGAGAAACGGCAGGCATCTTGTAAGTCTTCTCCCAGTGAAGCACATATTGTTCACCCAAATATTTGGTTAAAGCATAAGGGTACATCGGTCGAATCGGCGCCGTTTCTGGCGTAGGATATTGATCGGGAATTCCATAACAAGAAGAAGAAGCTACGTAGATAAAGCGTTTGACACCTGACAAGCGTGCTGCCTCTAAAACGGAGACTGTTCCATCGACATTTGATCGATGATATTTGAGAGGTTCTTGAATTGAAGGGACAATATCAGCCAAGGCAGCTAAATGAAAAACCCAGTCTATGTTTTGAAATAAAGGCCTTATGTCAATCACATTTTCGACACCCATTTTATAAATCTTTAGCCCGCATTTCTCATCAGATTTCGTCGCGAGAGCGCCGAGTCCGCTTTGGATGCGAGGAAGACGACCGAGGCCATGCGAGGCATACTTTACAGTATGTTGAGCGTGGCCGACCGAGTCTGACGAAGCAGACGAGGCGGAAGCAGACGTTCGACCAGATGACTTCCGATAAAACCAGCTCCTCCTGTAACCAAGCAACGCATCTTAATAAACTCCCTCAACAGCTGTTCTCTCACCGAGAAAATCTGTACTCCAAGCTAGACGAGGTCGAACAGTACCACACCATCTCCCATAATATTCTTTCCTCATTTCACCTGTATCGTGAACATTAAATGACAGAACATAATCTTGAAGAATTTGTGTATCCGAAATCCCTTTACCAATAATGGCCGCAATACTATAGAGTCCTTCATTTAAAAAATTACCGGGTATGATACATACAGTCTGAAACAGACCCACCGGATAAGGTTGTCCGCTCCATGGGTCTTCGGTCAATGAAATGGATCTATGATTACTAGAAGAAAGAACGTAAGTTCCGACCGGATCTCGTAGCCAAATTGCTGCATACAATTTTGTTTGCGATTTCAAATTCCAATAGGTAATCTCAATTCGAATTTCCTTCGATATATCTACATCTGCCGTAGGTCCTTCCACCCCATCCTGAAAAATTCGTACTGAATGAAGACGAACAAGGTCATTCCCGGGAGCATTCGCAACATCTGGCCAAACCATCTCTCCTCCTAAAGAGCGAGCCACGGCCAGATACTCCTGAACAACTTCAGCGGCAGATCCATTTTTAACCACTTCTCCTTCTTTTAAGAGAAGAGCTCTCGGGCACAAATTCATAATGCTCGGCATATTGTGAGATACAATCACAACCGTGCGCCCCTCTTTCGCAACATCCCCCATTTTTCCCAAACACTTCTTCTGAAATTCGGCGTCGCCAACAGCAAGAACCTCATCCACCAAAAGCACCTCAGGCTCCAGATGTGCCGCAACAGCAAACGCTAACCGCACATACATTCCGCTTGAATAGCGTTTGACAGGCGTATCGATAAACTTCTCCACTTCAGCAAAAGCAACAATTTCATCAAATTTTCTTCGAATTTCGATTCGTTTCATCCCCATGATCGCGCCATTGAGAAAAATATTTTCTCGCCCCGTAAGCTCTGGATGGAAGCCCGTCCCCACTTCCAAGAGGCTTCGAACACGACCGTGAATTTCCGCCCTGCCCTCTGTGGGCTCTGTAATGCGGGAAAGAATTTTGAGGAGCGTACTTTTCCCGGCGCCATTGCGACCAATGACACCAACGACCTCGCCTTGCTTGATTTCAAAAGAGACATCTTTCAACGCCCAAATTTCATTATCGTTCAAAGGTTCAAAGGTTGAAGAGTTCAAAGATTTTCCAAAGTTCTGTAATCTTCTGATCTTCGAGTTGGCGAAACGAAAAGGGGCTGTAGCAAGCTGCGTTAAACGATCGCGAAAACTATAGTAACACTCCCGCTCCCCAATTTTGTAGAGCTTCCCTACATTTTCAACCCGAATGGCGATGTTGTCAGACATAAGTTATTGTTAAAAGTCTAGGAATACTTTTCACTTCGAAACTAACTCTCGAATCGTTTTAGCCTTGATTCTGCCCAATCTGGGTATTTGCATTAACTCTTCCTCTGTTGTAAGAGCAATGTCATATTTCTTCGTCAGAATATCCCCTATGCCAGCATCGTTCTCTCGAAAATCCATTCTGATATTCAACGGCAAATACCCCATGAGAGTATGAATTCTTATCGTATTCATTTGTTAATTGTGCTTGCTCTAGCCACATATCCCAATAGGCAAAGAGCTCTTCCTCCGATAAATTGCGCAAATCAAGATCTTCTTCACTTAAGAATTCGTCTTTTATTTTTTCCATCATCAAATCCTCCTCAAACTGAAAACGGCAGCACCCCAGATGCCCGAGTTGCAATTAGATGATGCGCTTCAAGAAGAGGATATCCTCGCACCTCTTTCTCCACTTGAATCCACATCTTTGACCATTCCTCAGCCGCTTTCATGTAGGCCTCTAGTCGCGCTTCATTTGCATGAATAAGATGTCGTTTCTCCTCATCAAGTGCTTGTTCAAGAGCTAACCTGCCTTGCGAAATTTTACCCAGGAGAGGGCGTTCGATTACAAGCTCTAACAAAATTTCAGGATGTTTTGCTGCAAGCATCATAATATCTCTTGCACTCCTTGAGTAAAGCATTTGATCCTTTGCACTGGAGAGCATCCGAGCCAGTTCCCCAATCACAGCATAATCCTTCTCCCGATTCGTCTCTTTTATTTCTATCAAGGTCTTAATATCCACAAAAGGAATATCCTTTCCTTCTTGTTCTACCCATAGTCTATCCAAAGCAACTTGGGGTATTCTCGGGGGACGCGTAACAAAATCCGTCCTTACTCGTAAATTGTTATAGCCAAATTCCAGATGAGAACTCCAACCACCCGATAGCCATCGAACATCCAAGGGTGCTCCAAATCGGTATTGTGCCCCATACTGGGACAAAACTTGCAAAACATGCCCCAGGGTCTCAAGTTCTTCTTTGAGTATCCAATCACCATCCTTACTCATCACAGCAAGATGGTGTAACACGACGGCCTGACCCGAGGAAAGAACTGCCCGCAGTTTTCCTTCATTAAATCGTTCCGTCAATTCAACATAGATATTCATTTACACCCCATCCACAAAAAATCGGTCCATCTTTTCAAACTTCCAAGAACACCGTCTTAATCCCCAATGCATTTGCGGATTTTGAAAAGGCCCGGTCTGCGGTCAAGGGGGTTAAATCTTCTGACACGGCAACGGCCAAATGCAGCGCATCGAAACTTCTCAGAGGCGTGCTAAACTCTCCAAGCCAATCCCTGGCCAGCCGATAATGGTGAGTCTCAATGGCAACCTTCAAATAAAAACTTCCCTCAGCATGAGAAAGATATCTTGCAAGAACTCGCCTGCCATCTGTGGACTGCATTTGTCCTTCACGAATCTTTCTGGACACCGCTGAAAATAATTCTACCTCCGTCAAAGGGCTGATGACAGATTGTCCCCTCATGAGATAATGTTCCACTTTATCGCTCAAAGCTTCAGGGCAATAGTAGGCGACCAAAACGCTCGTATCGATATAAAACATTAACAGCGTTCCTCACCTCTGGCTCGAATCACAAGAGAACTTAAGGATTCACCCTTCATGCGAATCGTCGAGCGAAACGCCTTTAGACTTGGCAGATGCCGAACTCCTCTTTGAGGAGGAATGAGACGAGCCACCTCCTTACCATGACGAAGAATACTCACCTCATCCCCTTCCTGAACCCGGTTTAGCAAGGAAGCAAACTGATTCCTCGCCTCTTTAACATTGATATTCACGATTGTCCTCCTCTCCAACTATGTACACAATAAGAGTACACTATTCTGAAGAGGATGTAAAGCAAATTAAACCCATGTTCTCTTACACTACATCCGCAAAAAAACGCTCCGTTCCTTTCTGATATTCAAAATGTGGTACCTCCCCTACAC
This is a stretch of genomic DNA from Chlamydiota bacterium. It encodes these proteins:
- a CDS encoding HEPN domain-containing protein; amino-acid sequence: MKLMIGSKYAEENLEAAKILLKSHLYNPCLQNLQQSSEKYLKALCIELSMGLKKTHNIHELIMLLRKAGKEIVVSEDECDLLDFDLSSIKISSQQCPSKLRARREGLYPMHEDCFENCRLYSRSSPWISLCYN
- a CDS encoding nucleotidyltransferase domain-containing protein, giving the protein MFTAPLKKELTKELVSCLSSDKEIQRIVIFGSFLKSENPHDMDVAIFQSSNKSYLQLALKYRKQIRPVLLKIAVDIIPVRPHVQNDFFLSEINRGEIVYER
- a CDS encoding GDP-mannose 4,6-dehydratase yields the protein MGVENVIDIRPLFQNIDWVFHLAALADIVPSIQEPLKYHRSNVDGTVSVLEAARLSGVKRFIYVASSSCYGIPDQYPTPETAPIRPMYPYALTKYLGEQYVLHWEKTYKMPAVSLRFFNVYGPRSRTTGTYGAVFGVFLAQKLAGKPFTVVGDGNQTRDFTFVTDVADALLRAAESNVSGEIFNVGSGNTYRVNELVELLGGDVIHIPKRPGEPNCTFADINKIKRILHWQPKVSFQKGVRIMLDHIDAWRDAPLWDKDSIEVATKDWFKHLG
- a CDS encoding NAD-dependent epimerase/dehydratase family protein produces the protein MRCLVTGGAGFIGSHLVERLLPPRLLRQTRSATLNIL
- a CDS encoding ABC transporter ATP-binding protein, which gives rise to MSDNIAIRVENVGKLYKIGERECYYSFRDRLTQLATAPFRFANSKIRRLQNFGKSLNSSTFEPLNDNEIWALKDVSFEIKQGEVVGVIGRNGAGKSTLLKILSRITEPTEGRAEIHGRVRSLLEVGTGFHPELTGRENIFLNGAIMGMKRIEIRRKFDEIVAFAEVEKFIDTPVKRYSSGMYVRLAFAVAAHLEPEVLLVDEVLAVGDAEFQKKCLGKMGDVAKEGRTVVIVSHNMPSIMNLCPRALLLKEGEVVKNGSAAEVVQEYLAVARSLGGEMVWPDVANAPGNDLVRLHSVRIFQDGVEGPTADVDISKEIRIEITYWNLKSQTKLYAAIWLRDPVGTYVLSSSNHRSISLTEDPWSGQPYPVGLFQTVCIIPGNFLNEGLYSIAAIIGKGISDTQILQDYVLSFNVHDTGEMRKEYYGRWCGTVRPRLAWSTDFLGERTAVEGVY
- a CDS encoding type II toxin-antitoxin system VapC family toxin produces the protein MFYIDTSVLVAYYCPEALSDKVEHYLMRGQSVISPLTEVELFSAVSRKIREGQMQSTDGRRVLARYLSHAEGSFYLKVAIETHHYRLARDWLGEFSTPLRSFDALHLAVAVSEDLTPLTADRAFSKSANALGIKTVFLEV
- a CDS encoding type II toxin-antitoxin system prevent-host-death family antitoxin, whose amino-acid sequence is MNINVKEARNQFASLLNRVQEGDEVSILRHGKEVARLIPPQRGVRHLPSLKAFRSTIRMKGESLSSLVIRARGEERC